The DNA sequence AAACCGGCATCCTTCACCACCGGGGCATGGCGTTGGGCAACCACAACTGTCACTGCAATCACCACCATATACATCAGACCTTATATCAGCCATTTTAGCTACCTCTTGTTATCCATATATTCACCAGTTTTTACTATAATGATGAGTTAATAATGACGAGTTAATAATGACTGGCCTATTGTATATGTGTTAAGTGGCAACTGCATGCATAGACTGATACATGCATTCTAAAGGGATAAAGGTATCAAATTATTCTGTCATTGTTATATTTAAACTTCTATCTATAATCTTTAGTGTACATAATTCATAATGATTATATAATctcaatttgataaaaaaaaattattaataagataTATTAATTAAAGAATAACTTGATAGATATTTTGAATTAAGGAAATACATCTTTACACTGAACCAAAGTATGAGGAATGGAGTTTCAAACTGATACCTTACTAACCCGATTCCCGCTTCCAAATCCACAACGCTTGGTGAAACGAACAACTCACTTATAGTCTTAAATACAAGCTTCTCAGTCATGGCAGTCCTGTACAAGTACACCAAAATCTTAGCTTTCTTTAATTTCTTAACCAGGCCCACATTAATTCACATTCATATTCTCTATGTATCTGAAGATAAAATTAACAAAAGGTTGAGCTTTTCCAAGGAAATAGAAATCAATGTTCAAACCTCAGTGTACATTCTGTGATTTTTTGATAATGGTAAAAATCTTTTCAGCTAAAACTTTCGTATGATGTTTTTTTTATGCTTGTGTACACTGATGTATCTCTGTCCTCTGTGTGATCCCATTTTACTATTGCATTTTGCATGGTAAAGTAGCAGGCTAGGGTTCATGCTAGCTGGCTTCTtattaaaagataaatatattacCTCCGGAAGTAGTAGTAGAAGATACCAGCGTAAAGCGACAACTCAATAAGCCCAGATATCCAACCTGAAAGTTGCaagcattttcattttattattaatgaaagAAAGGAGTTGAAACAACTTaggagaaaagtgaatacaacaCATACGTATCCAATCAACAAAGTGTGGTTCCGTGAAGTAGCGGTATATCCAGTTCAAGATGTAGAATGCTCTATATGCACTGTAAAGAGGAGAAAATGCAAGTCAGGTCCTGCTTCTCATTCGAACCCACTAGTAATAACTTCAATAGTAAGATGATATTGAAAACACACAAAAGCTGCTATGCAACATACTTATTGATGAATAATCGAGTAATAAAAATGGGCACGATATCGAGTTATCAATGCAAGGGTCGTTTACTAATATTATGTTATGAGCAGATTATTTACTCAACAAATTATTTCTAACTTCATCCGAAGATGACTGAGACTATACATGTTATATTCTGATATATTTTCAGCCACCAGTCTATGACATCGAGAGAATTATCAGCAATTCTTGGTACCTTGTAATTATCTTAGCATAGCCTGTTTGTTGATTCAGTTTAATGgataaataagaaacatgtCATATGCTTTTCCATTGCATCTTATTAACATATAACAAATAAATGTAATGATTTAGGGCTTTAATAAACATGCCAAGTTCATAAAGATAGCGTGTATCAGGTACAGACACAAGTAACTACAATGTGCGAGCCAGAAGCCAGAACATAACAGAATCACTAGATTGTAAAGCAATTGGCATATACTCACTACCCACAAATATATAGTCTACAAACTACGACTAATTATGAGAAGATAATTGTGCACCCATTGACGGCTCatatttttgtgattaaaaCATATACTACAGGGTATCTGGTCCTCCCAAATTTAGTATATTCCGTCCCCCACAACTCAATATATCTCAAAATCATTCACTTTTAACCAataaatatctataatattCATTATCTGGCTCCACACAACCTGCCCCCCAGAAAATTTTCTCTGGTTCCATCCCTGTGTGCATCTGATGTTGAACTTTTAATTACTGAACCCAAACTACTAAAATCAGTTTCTAGTGCTTACCCAAGGAGGAACACGTATTGCCCTATCAAATTTTCGTTATTTCTTGTCCTTTGTACCAACACTAGCTGAGGAAGTATGGCAATAGCCTCCAAATATACAGAGAATGCCCACATTACCTGTTCAAAGATACAAAAACAGAAATAGTAAGGGAACCAATCCTATGTTagctaaaaattgaaaaactcaaCTTACTTAAACATGATTAACCGCCCGCAAGAAGAGAGAAAAATGTAACTGTAGTACAGGGAACATCGTACCTCTACGAAAGTGAACCTTTCATTTATAACTAGGGCCAAAAGAAAACAAGGCAACAAAAGAAAGTAGTGGCGAAATGTGTCTAGGTCTTTATCATAGGATTTGCGGACAATTCTGTTGTGCCTTATGTACCAAACAATTGAGAAAGAGGTCCCCAAGAAGATTATCTTCATTACAGTATTGTACAGTgagataaaatatatgaaaatatccaggTAGCGAGTAGCGAAGACAAGAGCATAGAGCTCTTGAGTCTTTAGTGAAACGCCTGAAATTAAGTCAAGAAGCCAAACTTAGAGGTCAACAACATAGCAATAACAGGAAAGCTGAAACTGATACAACATGCAGAGTATAGGCAAGAGTACCGAAAAAAATATAGAACTGTGTTCATATGATAATGTAACTCCGTTAAACAACTTTAATATTCTGTGCATAATACTTTtgcttgttatttttttttttttttggacaagTGTCCTAAAAAGTTTC is a window from the Daucus carota subsp. sativus chromosome 8, DH1 v3.0, whole genome shotgun sequence genome containing:
- the LOC108197694 gene encoding ER lumen protein-retaining receptor, with translation MNILRLLGDMSHLAGVVLLIFKIHSMKSCAGVSLKTQELYALVFATRYLDIFIYFISLYNTVMKIIFLGTSFSIVWYIRHNRIVRKSYDKDLDTFRHYFLLLPCFLLALVINERFTFVEVMWAFSVYLEAIAILPQLVLVQRTRNNENLIGQYVFLLGAYRAFYILNWIYRYFTEPHFVDWIRWISGLIELSLYAGIFYYYFRRTAMTEKLVFKTISELFVSPSVVDLEAGIGLVSDSCGCPTPCPGGEGCRFDTASSGDIEHKQCSCGSHCACNPCSCSSAVTGGSGKAFCKCGDSCTCATCASVT